A stretch of DNA from Phocoena sinus isolate mPhoSin1 chromosome 5, mPhoSin1.pri, whole genome shotgun sequence:
GGTACCACCACAGGGTTATCTGACCCACTGCTgcctgctgcacatgggcttaaAGAGCTGTCAACATTTTCTCTTGGCCTGCCATGATACAACACATGAGACTAAATACCAAATGAAGACAAAAGGTTAtggttattaataaatattacaatTCTAGGTGGATTTGGACACTATGTATACCAAATCATGGTAATAACACAGAAACAAAcacttttatgttttcaaaatcttACATAAACAAGGGTTGAGGGCAagtcattttaaagttttaaatctcagatgttaaaaaacaaacaaaaaccttttaaaaaatctaattcatTAGATCCcaataaaacaaagtagaaaaagtGATACGTTGATGCTCAGAATTAGATGAGCATGCTAACTGAAAAAAGTTGTTGTCTCCTTGTTCCATAAAATTGGCCCCTACAATGTTTCTACTTGATCATCTCATTGCATACACAGTATATTTGCAAGTGATCAAGCACTTCATTAAAAAAGCATATAATCAAATTAAGGATAAAAGGTTTgttagaatctaaaaaattattttttacttcaaatGTACCAGGTTACTTGTTGGGCTTCTACTATAAGGGCACTAAGTAGTATGGATCATACTTTCTAGTCaaatgtaggaaaatattttgCACAGCCATGTTTTTACAGTCATTCTCAAAGCATCTCAAAGATAGGTTGCAAATTACTGCTGTATGTCTCCCTCTTGAAATCTCGATTGCAGACCAACGGCCAACATTTCAAAAGCTAATAATCATGCACTGTCTTAAAACTGAGGGGTGGAATAATGGCTCTAACCACGAAAATAACTGctgcaagttatttaatttagtAATATAAGCACCTCATTGCACAGgtggggaaagtgaggcacaaaaaggtgttccttctgttttttgttttttttaaagagaactcTTGATGCTAGGTAACTTTGGGGTATAATGGATTCAAGGTTTGCATGAAATGTTATACTTAACTCACATGTCCTGTTTGCACCACAACACCTTAGTCTAACCTCTTGCAAACTCTTTAAAGCATGGACCTGGCAAATGCCGCTGACCACCTGCCTTCTCTGACCAGGTGAAAAAGGCTAGCCAATGCTTGAGCGAAAATAAAGAATACCACATATTGTTGTTTTATATGTAATTAGCAAGGTTCaattatgaaaatattccatAACTGAATTTCCATAACTCTCAAACATTCCACAAAATTCTCTAAGAACCTGTGGGAGAGTAGAGTACCTGGCAATCCTCTCTTGAACAGAAATTTACCGATTCGTTGCATTACTGTTGATGATCTGAAGTTAAATGTATAcgatttctaaaaataaaagtactaaactactaaataaaactgaaaggatcATCCAAGTTCCTAGATAATACCAAAATATTTATCTAGGATTACTAAAGAAATCATAGCACTTTGGTACccttttcagagaaaaatctcaaaacttATAACACAAGCATGTGGCATTTCACACTGTACTGAGTAACAGTAAATGGAGGTGTAACCACTATAACTTCTccactaactttgtgttttgaaaCATCGTGTCTGCCCCTAGCAGCTACCATTCCAGTTCCACAGGGTATTTTCCAGTCAGACAAGCTGTACAATGATCGTTCTTTTCAAAACATTCCAGaccattcccattttcttgaaCCATAATatcttgccttttcactttctgttttttaaatgttatcccTTCTTGTACAGATGCAACCAGTCCTTCTACTGACAGATACACAACACTGTTTGCTCCTGCGGGAGAAAGACAGGGAAAAAGGTCATGAGACTTcctttggaaaggaagaattgcCTTAACAGAGAATAgttacaaacagaaaaacagaagccaaaataaaaatttctcctttagcccctatctctctcttttttttttttaatttttaaaaatttatttatttattttttggctgcgtggcttgtgggatcttagttccctgaccaggggctgaacccaggccctcggcagtgagagctggagtcctaaccactggaccaccagggaattttcTCCATTAgcctctcttaaaaaaaaaaggcgggggtggtggtggctggAGAATCAGTAAAACTcagggcctttattatgtttttttaattttaaattggaaTGTAAGGgataacaatttaaaatagcaGTGGAGGATTTAAGTCTAGAATGGCTTCAGAAGGCTTTAGGAGTCATTTTCTTGAATAACAGATCTTGAAGTCCGAAAGACTTCAAATTTAAGTTCAAGGTCACTTACTTTTCCTAAGACTTTTTTTTCAGCTATCAGATAAGGGAAATATTGCCTAATTGTATCAGTTTTGTGATGTTATTATGATAATATAGATATGTTCCTGGCAAACAGTGAGTGCTCACAATATATCAGTTGGCtgacattcaaaatatttaactggggggcttccctggtggcgcagtggttgagagtccgcctgccgatgcaggggacacgggttcgtgccccggtccgcaaggatcccacatgccgtggagcggctgggcccgtgagccatggtggctaagcctgcacgtccggagcctgtgctccacaacgggagaggccacaacagtgagaggcccgcgtaccgcaaaaaaaaaaaaaaaatttaactggggacttccctggtggcacagtggttaagaatctgcctgccaatgcaggggacacgggttcaagccctggtccgggaagatcccacatgccgcggagcaactaagcttgtgcgccacaactactgaagcccgtgcgcctagagcccgtgctctgcaacaagagaagccaccgcaatgagaagcccgcgcaccgcaacgaagagtagcccctgcttgccgcagctagagaaaagcccgcacacagcaacgaagacccaacgcagccaaaaataaaatataaataaatttacaaaaaaaaatttaactggtAAGGTACAGGCATGACCAGTCAAGAGAAACAGCAGCTGTAAACAATCAGTGTGGAGGTACCATACATGGATGAACATGTATGTGATATTTATAGTTTATACCTCACCTGAATTTGAAAGGCAAATGTCTTATCAAGGATAACCTCCATCTCCAAGACTTCTGACCTCATTATTAAAGATAAGCCTACATAAGCTTTTCACTTTTTGATTTGTACTCACATCCAAATTATTCTATTAGAATCTGTGGTgaaattacttttgtttttcttctgatctGACCTTTGGGAGGCTTTAACTGATTAGCAGTTTTCTCTACCAGGAaagcctttcttccttcttctctgatcTCACCTTAGCCTAGCTCTCCATCACAGCACTCACTATGGTGTCCACACATATCACTATTCATCTGCTCAACACATACAACATTTACTTTCAATAAATACTGAacactattttttattaaaagtgtAAAGATTGACAAGCTTGGATTTTctgttaataaatgaataaagataaaagtttaTAGAAATTGTAATACCTACCTAGATGATCTGAGATATGCTCAAATTCTGGTTTATTGGCAATAAGCTCTTCTTTTGTTGGTATGTTTATTCCCATGAAGCATGGATATCTAATTGGTGGTGAAGCTACGCGAATGTGTACCTTGGAAAGAAATCATTTCACACATTCATTAGTTTGACATTCACTGTAAGAACAATTATGCAAAATTCTGTCATTGACAAATACAACATAAAATTGTTTTACAGAATACTTTAACAACATGCAGGTAATAAAGCATACTAAAAAATTTCTTTCACTATAATAGGTGGAAAAGAATCCTATAAAATCATGTGATATACATATAGAACTCCAGTGTTCTAaaagtaattctacttttagaatTAATTCATTACCAAGAATCCTACTTGAGCAGCCCCGTCCTAGACTCCAAAGTGTCCTGAACAAGAATTTCAAAGTGTTAGCCACTGGTAAAGGGTTCTTTTTACAGAGATGCCCATTGTTTCCTTCTGTCACCTACTAACAAGgacatttctttcttctgatcTGTCATTTCTCATTTATTATATTCCTAGGACCATCTTCATTGTTTCCTCTAACACTTGAATGACACTTTTGCCTACCTCttatttaacctttttaaaaagaaaaataacatctaCCAGGATATAATAAAAACCTTACTACTACTACAAAGAGctgtatttgtctgtttttttatctatcattattttctgccttttgtcaGGAACATTTACACAGCTGTAATCAGTGTCTACATTTACTTTTCACCTTTCTTGTAACAGCAAAGATTTTCCCATGTTTTGCAGTCTTCATAATTATAGTTTTTAATGGTTGCATCGTATTTCATCATACTGATGTATCGATTTACTAAATTATTTCCTGCTGGTAGATATATGAGCTATTTccagttcttttgtttgtttatttgtgtctattcttttttactattgtaatGCTTTCTAAATAGACTGTCATACTGCTTTCTATACCATTTTCTCCACCatagattttatttctaaatctgaTCAACTATTAGCTGTAAATGACATCTCACTTCAGTAATTCGAATTACTGAACTATTTAGTTAGAATAAGCTTTGAGATTTGAAAATACAACCTAATGTGTCAAATTTATTACACTAGGATTGCTACCatatcttcaaaaagaaaaagtaatcaatactctacaaatttaaaagtattctATTTTGTGGTTTGTTGGTTTTAAAATTAGGTTTATAAAACTTCTAACATAAAATTTTCATGACTATCATATTGTAATTATTGGTGCTTTAGGATAGGTGTTTTAATATTACTTACCTCTTTTGCACCAGATTctttgagcaatttgattatggGTGAAATGGTATTGCCTCTCACAATTGAATCATCTACAAGAACAATTCTTTTGCCTTTAAAGTTGTCCGACAATACTCCAAATTTTTTCGCAACACCAAGTTGTCTTAACCTCATGTTTGGCTGAATGAATGTTCTTCCTACATACCGGTTTTTACATAGCACCTCCACATACGGAAGCTCACACTGACAGAGAAGGAATAAAAGTACAATGAGCAGCACATATACAGAGAACTctagggttctgttttctctagGTCATGCTTCCGTTATAACATCTacgtaaaaaattttaaatgtggttGTTATTCTGAGCTCTCCATCATCAGATTATAATTTTCCTTCACTATTTAAACTGTagggaagaaaaggcaaaaagaaaaattattgaaagtccTCTACTTAGTAGGAAAAACAACTCATTTTGCTAGAATTTGTAATGCTTCTTTCTTAAACACATATTATTTCTCTATCTTGGAAAAGAACACCAAGAATGTGAACACATGACAAAGAATAAATCACTGTCAGaaaaattcacatatttaaaaattgtcagCAGGAAATGAATTAAAACTGGTAGGCTAAGGAGATATTTTCTGAGGGACAGGAGGTGACTTATCCATCTAACAAGGTAATACTTCTCTAAAATGTAtgcatattatttcttttaaaaattcacaaactAAACTTTCCAACATAGTGAATGTTGGGTATTATACACCAGGATCACTATAATTACATATCCTACCTGgttatgaaaaatgaaattaagcatAGTACTAAGAACattatacaaaattaacataaacAACTTTATTATCACCCACACTCAGTAGGGAATAAATACACCAGTGGTTTGTGAAGGTACTTAATAATAAGCAAATATTACCACTAAATTCTACATATAGtcatgatattatttttttttaaatgaaggggaTCGTTTTCCTAGTCTTTGGGTAAACTTTTTGTGGACCCATTAAAAAATAGTGCCACTGAATGGAAAGGCTGGAAAATAAGTAACTCTTGCAAAAGAACcaacactttctttttccttacagtAAATTGATGAGTTTCTCTTTATATACATGGACTTCTAATCTCAGTGCGAAATGAGCAATTCACTGTGTGTTAATTAAGAGAAAATACCTTTGCTGCGTAACCAAGGGCAGCAGGCGTAGCAGATTCCGGGACAGTGCTAACTAAATCCGCATCCACAGGGGCTTCAATTGCCAGCTGCAGACCACAACGGTATCTTACTGTGTAAACCATTTGGTCTGGAATgtttggaaaaggaaacaaatgtttaCTTAGTATAATATAGCACAGCATATCACTATTCTAAGAAACTAGCTTGTTAGAACTCCACAGAATTgagcgtgcagcaacgaagactcaacacagccaaaaataaattaattaatctaaaGTGGAAACACATAAACTGGGGGAATTCactctttaaaaagagaattaaccTTAATACATATCTGAAAATCATAATCCTTACtcctaaaaggaaaacaaaatccaagagtcagatgaaaaggaaaaactgtgATCTTTTACGACTTGTAAGCTCAGTCCCAAAATTCACGACATATAACTATGTGCCTTCAAAGAACCAGGTAAGCCTTTGGGCCCAAGAACTGTCATGTTTCAATGAGGTAAATAATAGATTTATATCAATAGTTAGAGATACTTTACTTACCTTCAAATATACTATCTGGTCTTgcaaaataaacatattcaaaGATACAGAAAGCCATTGGGTTTCCTTCAGACCTTGGTATAATATCAAGAGTTTGGATATTATGTCTGGATATTTCCACAATTTCTCCAGGCAAGATTTCACGGTAATATCTTGGGAAACAATATTaaagaagactaaaaataaacCAGTCAAATTAAGGCAAATTATCTGTTATAAAGCACACAGAGTCCCTTCCCTTATAAAGGAAAGATGgctcaatttaaaataaagtctattggcttaaaaaattaaaaagtagtattcctgggcttccctggtggcgctgtggttaagaatctgcctgccaatgcaggggacacgggtttgatccctggcccgggaagatcccacatgccacggagcaactaagcccatgcgccacaactactgagcctgtgctctagagcccgtgagccacaactactgaagcccgcacctagagcccgtgctccctgACAAGacaagccatgacaatgagaagcccgcacactgcaacgaagagtagcccctgctcgctgcaaccagagaaagcccacacacagcccctgctcgctgcaaccagagaaagcccacacacagccaaaaataaaaacaaataaataaataaattttaaaaaagaaaagtagtattCCTCCAGCAGTAATTTCCATAAATCTGTTACCCCTAAAttcaaatttagaattaaaaaaattaaaagccctatattttattgatttttaaaagcatgaaatctaaagagaacatttttatcCTGGCTTTAATTTTTTGCTCATAACTATTACTTGTTGAGGAGATTCTTCCTTTCTAAAATAAGTCTCATGGTATTTTGAAAACAGGATGCCAGTTCCAGGATTAGAAGGTATTACTGGGACATTAATGTCAGTGCAACTGCTGAGCACAATGCACAAAAGGAACTGCATTTATAAACATGTATTCTTGCagacatcagaaaaaaaatttttttttatccatgTGGAAAAAGTTGATGTGCTGAGTGAGATAAAACTTACCTTGCACCAATAGACAAAAAGCTACAAGATTCTGAAGACACCACCCATCCTTCTgtttctgaagattttttttctgtaaatcacaAGACAATCGATTCAGTTACTGCattcaagaaattttaaaagaggctACATATTTCAAGAGAACAGCTAAACACcaaatagataagcaaaagaGCTCACAGAATATCCACTACTATGACTTTAAGAGCATATGGTTCCTCATTTGACTAGaaccaaagataaaattaataatccCAAGATTCCTTCAAACAATATGGTTTCATGGCTTGAATAAGACACCTGataagtcaaaaagaaaatcGCTGAAATCATACTGCACAAATGAAAAAgctgggcaaaggatatgaataggcCACTCAGACAGGACAAAACAGGAACGTCcactaaatatattaaaaatggctCAGCTCAGAAATACTCAAGGAAATGTACTTTGAACACTAAGtgtcattgttttcctttttacctAGCTTTTACTCAATAAGCTCCTTATACCTACAGATTTCAGGGTGTGCCAATAGTAGGACAACGACTTGGGAAagcattataaaattatatttcttttgaagtTCATTACCTTTATCATTTATATCAGATACAGGAATAAGACGACCAATGCACAGAGGACGATTTCCATAAGGATCTCGTACTGCATAAATCACATCTCTGTGCATTATAATCAGAGAGTATGCCGTGGGTGCTTCCTTCATTAAGTTTTTAATCCTGGAATCaattaaataattgaatgaataattTTAGTTACAAACACATGCAAGATCAAGCTCTCATTACCAGACCTGCACACTCGACCTACTTTTACCATTACCTTGCCACCCAGTCTGGGGTGTCATCTTGCTCCTGAGGAGGGGTATACGCCAGTAACTGGGTGATCATTTCGCTATCAGAACTTGTTGACAGACCAATACCGTGACGCAGAAGCTATTTGGAAAGGAGAAAAGTTGCAGTCATTAGAGGGGAAGCTTTAACTCACCCCTCACCCAATAGCCTGCCATCACAGAGATCAGGCATCCTGTAGATGCTCAGTTACGGGATCCTGCATCCTACCAATGgtaggtatgtatatataataacgGAGAATCGCTGCTGGAGGCAATGGGAAGTCTCTGAATCttttcaaacaggaaaaaaaaaatgtgctttagGAGGTATACAGGAAAGCTTTTGAAAACTAAGTTTGATGGAATGTAGACCTGCAGTgggtggctggaggagggggacGGAGAAGGCATGAGGGTTTGGGATTATGGTTCTAACTTTTTCAGCCCTCGACACTCCTGGGAGAAAGGACACATTCCTGTAAGAGTGGCACACTGCAGTGCAGACTCTCAACTCAGGTTTTTTGGTGGTGGCGATGGTGGCTATCCATCCCCACTGATCATCCCTGATGCAGCGAAATGTGTAGAGGTGAAGTCTAGCATCTGGGTAAGGGGTTAGGTGAAAAATAATGCCCTGGGTATTGTTTAGAATGGAACTTCCAGTGGTACCTCTAAATAgtgagtttttaaataatttttacttcatattttttaaattgtctgaataaaaaaattttttttcatttcggAGCTAAAAAACTGTATTATAGTAACAACAATGGCAGAGGCTAAGAAGAGGGCAGGACAAAGTTCTGGGAATACTTAAATCAATTTTACAAATCTCAACTCCAAAgcagtgcatcagaatcaccttaGGAGCATATTAAAATGCAGACTCAGCAACCGGCCCCTCCCCAGactctgggggcggggcggggaatCTCTTAGAATTTGTAATTATAACAAGTACTCCAGCTAATTCTGATACAGTTGTTCTTAGACGTTAGATAACAGGTAGCAACAATAGGGTAATACCCTTTTCCAAGCTCCTCAATAACTTCTTTTCAGTAATTTATTACAATCatgaaaatgcattaaaaaaaaccttacctTTTTCCTTAAGCGAGCAGCATTTACCAATTCGCCATTATGCGCCACAGCTATTTTCCCATGAAGTGTTTCAACAACAAAGGGCTGGCAATTTTCTAGTTCACAGTTTCCTTTAGTGGCGTACCTCGTGTGTCCAATTCCAAGATTTGAAgtatataatttcttcaaattgtCTTCAGTAAAGACGTGATTTACAAGACCCATTCCCTTGCAAAGTCAAAGTAAGAGctcattttagggaaaaaaacactAGTAGCATTTTTATATGCCTTTGCTCAGACAATCccaaattagaaaatgaagttcacttaatttctctgtgctgcAGAATTCTAATCTTAAAAAACAGAGGGGGGACTAACCTAATTGTAAGAACTGTgatgcattaaaatatatatttaaggtgaaaTTCGCAtaacaaaattaaccattttaaagtgaaaaattcagtggTATTTAATGTAGTCACAATGTTGAAGTGCTTGTTTTATAAGATACTTTTTGATAAAACACTGAAGAACAGATGTACTAAGCGTTAACATTTGTCAAATACAATAAactaaattatttgtaattttaaattaaagcatgTTGAAGTATTCAAATAAATGACTTGTCTGAGTCAGTCTAGCAAATCATCActgggagagaaataaaaatagaaatgacaaaTAGAAgtggttgacccttgaacaatatagGCTTGGACTGTACAGGTCCACTTTTTCAtggattttttccaataaatatatcagaaaatttttttagagatttgcaacaatttaaaaatacttggcAGATGAACTGTGTAGCCTAgagtaactgaaaaaaattaagaaaaagatggGTATgtcatgaataaaatatatttagatac
This window harbors:
- the PPAT gene encoding amidophosphoribosyltransferase isoform X1; its protein translation is MELEELGIREECGVFGCIASGEWPTQLDVPHVITLGLVGLQHRGQESAGIVTSDGNSIPTFKTHKGMGLVNHVFTEDNLKKLYTSNLGIGHTRYATKGNCELENCQPFVVETLHGKIAVAHNGELVNAARLRKKLLRHGIGLSTSSDSEMITQLLAYTPPQEQDDTPDWVARIKNLMKEAPTAYSLIIMHRDVIYAVRDPYGNRPLCIGRLIPVSDINDKEKKSSETEGWVVSSESCSFLSIGARYYREILPGEIVEISRHNIQTLDIIPRSEGNPMAFCIFEYVYFARPDSIFEDQMVYTVRYRCGLQLAIEAPVDADLVSTVPESATPAALGYAAKCELPYVEVLCKNRYVGRTFIQPNMRLRQLGVAKKFGVLSDNFKGKRIVLVDDSIVRGNTISPIIKLLKESGAKEVHIRVASPPIRYPCFMGINIPTKEELIANKPEFEHISDHLGANSVVYLSVEGLVASVQEGITFKKQKVKRQDIMVQENGNGLECFEKNDHCTACLTGKYPVELEW
- the PPAT gene encoding amidophosphoribosyltransferase isoform X2, translating into MGLVNHVFTEDNLKKLYTSNLGIGHTRYATKGNCELENCQPFVVETLHGKIAVAHNGELVNAARLRKKLLRHGIGLSTSSDSEMITQLLAYTPPQEQDDTPDWVARIKNLMKEAPTAYSLIIMHRDVIYAVRDPYGNRPLCIGRLIPVSDINDKEKKSSETEGWVVSSESCSFLSIGARYYREILPGEIVEISRHNIQTLDIIPRSEGNPMAFCIFEYVYFARPDSIFEDQMVYTVRYRCGLQLAIEAPVDADLVSTVPESATPAALGYAAKCELPYVEVLCKNRYVGRTFIQPNMRLRQLGVAKKFGVLSDNFKGKRIVLVDDSIVRGNTISPIIKLLKESGAKEVHIRVASPPIRYPCFMGINIPTKEELIANKPEFEHISDHLGANSVVYLSVEGLVASVQEGITFKKQKVKRQDIMVQENGNGLECFEKNDHCTACLTGKYPVELEW